CCATTGACTAGTATATGTTTTGCATCAGCGTAGCGTTTAGTTGTCATCGACATATTAGCGAGTGGGTGTGAGGCAGACATCAATACAACGTATTTATCGCCTCCTAACCGTTTACCATACAGGTTATCTGGGATCTCCTCTGCCATGGTCGCGACGATATCAACACGTCCTTTATGAAGCTCACTCAGATCCTCTGTTTGCCAAAGTTGAGTGGTTAAGCTTGATAGAGGAGATTGTAGTTCAAGCTGCTGGCAAATTACGGGGAGTATCTTAGGGGCAATAAACGCATTAAAGGCGAGGGTAAAGCGACGCGTAATCTGTTCGGGGATGATTTCTTCGGGGCAATAAAGTCGGTTTAGCCGCTGCAAAAGATCAGGTAATTCTCTTTGTAAATAGATAGCGCGCTGACTTAGCGAGAATTGATTGCCTTCGCGGATCAAGATAGGATCGCCGAAGGCATCTCGGATCTGCAATAGTGTCTTACTCATCGCTGATTGACTGACATTCAATTCTTGAGCTGAAAGTGTCAGGTTGCGAGTTTTGAGCAATGAGTCCAGCGCAACGAGCAGTTTATAATTGTGCATCTTTTCATCCTTGATAAGACTCGAACTATTTTTTGATGGGTATTTATTACAATGCCTTTAGCATCCACACGTCACACATATTGTGTAGTGTCCCTTCTAGTGGTGCAGATAAATGCTTAAAGCCAAGCTTTTCATAAAGACGTACCGCCGAGTCCATATTAGACAAGGTATCTAGGTAGCATTGAGTAAAGCCTTGCTCTTTAGCAAACTCTAAACAGTGATTAGAAAGGGCTTTACCTAGACCGAGACCTCTTGCACCCTCAAGTAAGAACAGTTTTTTTAGCTCGCAGGTAGATGAGCCTTGCGTAAATGGAGCGACGCCGCAACCGCCAACTACAACACCATCTTTGAGTGCTACAAAGTAACGACTATTATTATCTAGTGTGTAGTATTGACTCATGTTCTCTACTTCTGGATCGGAAGGTCCATAGCCTTCGCCCACTGCACCAAATTCTTCGCCAACTTTCTTGATTACTTGTTTGACTACAGGGTCAAACTCAGGGTTTATACTTACTATTTCTAAAGACATGATGTTTCCTCACTTTCTATGGTCTGATCCAATCTGTAGTAACAAGTTACCGTTATTATTGGGCATAGAGAAATGGATAAAATGACTACTTGCTATGAATTTTTATCAAGTCTAGCAGAAATGTAGGAATTATTATCATTCCTATAGCGTTTAATATAGAGAGGTTTTCACTTGTTAGTGGCGTGGGTTTGGTAAATACTCAGTGGTTAATAAGAGTACCAATGTTAGGGATAATAGATGAGTAATGTGATGGTTGATTGTGACTGGTTAAATACGCATTTAGGAGATAAACACTTAGTGTTGCTAGATGCCTTTATGTTGAAGATTGTGGGTAAAGAGCCGATTGAGTATTCAGAATTTATAACTATTCCAGGCGCGTTGCCATTGGATATTGAAAGTGATTTTTGTGACAACCAATCCGCCCAATTACACGCACTTCCTACACCGCAACAGTTTACCAAGCAGCTGCAAAAGCTGGGCATTAATAACCAAACTAAGGTTGTGATCTTTGATAACCAAGGTATCTATAGTGCGCCTCGTGCGTGGTGGACGTTTAAGGTTATGGGTTTTGATAATGTCTGGGTATTAGACGGTGGCCTGCCAGCATGGATTGAGAAGGGATACCCAACTAGCTCGGCATATGCCCAAGAGACTAATAGCGGTGACTTTGCTGCAAGCTATAGCCCAGATAAAGTAATCGATTATAAAGCGCTACTATCAGATCTAAACAATGCACAACAGTTGCTGGTGGATGCTAGGGGCCGTGCCAGATTTAATGCCGAAGTTGCTGAGCCGAGACCCGGCGTCAGGGCGGGGCGGATACCTAATTCCGTGAATCTTCCATTTGCTTCATTAATGGATGGGAATAGATTCAAATCAAAGCAAGCGTTATCTGAGCTTTTCTTTGAAATTGGCGCCTCTAATGTTCAGCGTTTGGTGTTCTCATGTGGCTCAGGCATTACGGCTTGTATCTTGATACTAGCCGCCCATGAAATTGGGCTATCAGATACTATTTTATATGATGGGTCCTGGGCAGAGTGGGGCTCCAATGAAGCACTACCGTTAGCGGATTAAGTCGCTCAGATTATCAAAACCTGACCTGTATATTTACTTATTCCTTCAGCTTGTGACCCGTCTTCTTCGCAAGCTTTTGTATAGCTTGGGCAAATGTTGTTGTCCCGCTCTTAGTTTGAACCTGCATCACCTTGTAGCCCATGTTTTCTAGCGCTTGGCGTTCAGTTAAAACAGCTTCATCATCTTGTTGACTGCCGTGTATGGGCTGATGAATGTAACAACCTTCAAGTTGACCATCTTCGACCAGTTGGTGGTGTTTCAATGTATTAATATCAAAATTCATAGTAACTCTTTTAAATAAAAATGGGGGAGTCTGTGTGGCAAAGGCCACAAATATCTATAATTTTACCGTTTCTACCATAAAGGATTGTAACCAACCATAGAAATCTAATCTAAATACAATATTCCAACGGTATGTTATGGGGTAGGGCTTTCCTTTGAAAGGGGCGGCACTGAACTAGTCAGTGCGCTTAGCTAGCACTTTAATGAAGTTGGCCTGTGGTATAGCCTAAATTACTATTTAGCTAGTTACTTAAAGGATTATATAACTGCTACCTAAGTGGTTAAGTTTACGATGCCTTAAGAGTCAGAGGTAATTGTGGAAACCTCAGGTGCCAAATTTGTAGTTTCTCACATTTTTCTATAATGCATTCATTACCTTTGTTTTTGCCACACGGTCATGCAGGGCAAGTTTCTGCTTACCAAAGATCATCAGAAAGTTAGCTGTCCCTAATAGAGCGCCGATAATAGGGATGTAATAAAGAACTGTCATAAATAAATAGCGCTTGAAGATCAGCTGTTGGACACTTATAGGGCTACCATCAGTATTAACAACTTTTATCTTTAATAGCTTCTTACCAACAGTTTGGCCTGATGCTTTAAGCAATTTCCAGTTAATTGCGCAATAGCAACTAAAAGTAAATACGAACATTATTATTTCATACTCAAACGAAGGGGGCACTTGAGGGTCTTGAGCGAGCCCATCGAATCCATCCATGAAATACATTAGCGGTACAGTGAAAAGAAGAATAATAAGCGTATCAATAAGCCATGCTGAAAAACGGGACCTGCGTGATGCTAGCAAATACGGATTCTCTGGTATTTCTTCCATAAATTTCATTCCTTTTCGTTGCCCAGGCTCAGTCGGCTAACACTTTAATATTGTGCCAGCACCAGTCCATATATTCAGCATATCTCAAATATTATACCTAACCAAACTCAAACATATGCATATAATGCAATACGGATCTGATTTCTAGCTGAAAATCATGCAACAAATATTGCTTCCTAAGATTACTGGACACCCAACAAGAAGATTACTGGACACCCAAAGATTGACGTCTCTTGATCCCGCAACTAACCTTAAGTGATGCATAGCGCACCTCGGAGGTAGTTGTTATGACCCAATCTCGACAGTCTCAAGTCTCCCTTTCTGATACCCCTTATTACCATTGTATCTCGCGTTGTGTTCGTCGAGCCTATCTGTGTGGCGACGATAAATATACAGGGCAATCATATGAGCACCGTCGAGCATGGGTGGTTGAGCGGATGCATTATTTGTCGACGGTATTTAGTATGGATATCTGCGCCTATGCGGTGATGTCAAATCATTATCACATTGTGTTGCATGTCGATGAGCAATTAAATCAACAGCTTAGTGATGAAGAGGTCTGCTGGAAATGGGGGCAGTTATACTCACTTCCCGTATTAGTTCAGCGCTGGCTAAGAAAACAAACCTGCGTTGGAATTGAAAGTGAAACAGCTCTTAGTATCATCAATGATTGGCGAGAGCGCCTGATTGATATTTCATGGTTTATGCGTAGCTTAAATGAGTTTATTGCACGCAAAGCCAACGCAGAAGATGACTGCTCCGGAAGGTTTTGGGAGGGGCGGTTTAAGTCTCAAGCGTTACTTGATGAAGAAGCCTTATTAACGTGCATGGCTTATGTCGATTTGAACCCCATACGCGCAGGCATCAACGACAGCATCGAAGCGTCTGAATACACCTCCGTTTATGAACGAGTTCATGGCGTGTCACATCAAGATGAACAGCAAAGCGAGCCCCCTTGTAACAAGAAGGCATTATTTGGTTTTGTTGGCGATACCAGTGAGTCTGAGCAGTGTGGCATTCCGTATTCATTACTCGATTATATTGAGCTAGTGGATTGGAGTGGTCGTACTATTCGAAATGATAAACCCGGTGCAATTGTCGCTTCACACCCTAAACTACTGCACTCACTCGGCTTAGATACCGAGACTTGGATGAGCTTAGCCAGTAATTTTGGTAAAGATTATCAAGGAGCGGTTGGAACACTGGATGAGTTGGCGTTATTTGCAGAGCACACAGGTAGGCGATGGATAGCCAAAAAGAACCAACTGCGACGATGTTTGCACTGACCACTCGCTCTATTTACTCATATTCACAGCACATCTTTATTAATTAGCTTAGCTAACGACACAGCACGCCTTGAATTCCCCAATTTACGTATTTTAATGTCAATTTCACAGCACTGATCAACATTTATCCGATTTTAACGCATTATCTCACGCTTCACCTTGTAATGGTTAAGTATCGTTCTGATTATCATAATTATTGGGTGTCCAGTTCTACTCTTGGGTGTCCAGTTCTACTTCCAGTTCTACTCTCTTCTAAAGTGAAAAGGGAACTAACGGTACGGTTAGTTCCCTAAAATTGTCTATCTAGGATGTGGCTTATTTATGGATGAGTACCTTAGGATTAAAACTCATATCCAAGGATTAAAACTCATATCCAACACCTGCGTATGCGCTCATTGATTCTGTTGCAGTGTCATACGCGCCACCAAGTTTTGCCGTAAAGTGCTCAGTAAATCGCTCACCCACACCTACCGCAACTGCTTGGGCGTCGCCGTGGTAACCAACTGCTGTGGTTACCGTGAAGTGACCAACGCCATACGGGTCTACTAGGCCAGCAAAAGCGGCGGACTCTGCGTATGCACCATCTACATTTTTCGCCATTTGCTCAAAGTCTTTACGAAGGTCTTTAAGATCCGCACTGTTTTGCGCCACTTTTTCTGAGTTCTGCTCAACCAAGGCGCGGTTGCGCTCTGCTAAATTCTCTGCATGTGCAGCTTGATTACTAACGGTAGCTACTTGTTTTTGTTGATTACTCAGAGCCTGTGTATGTGTATCCAGAGTGTGCTGATGCTGCGCTAATACGGCTTCATCACGTTCAACCATAGCGCGATTCTCTAGCGCTCGATGTGCATTCTCAGCTACACCTTGAGAGTTATTATGAGTGGTTTGGGTATTAGCGGTAACTTGTACACCTTGACGCTCAAGATTGGCTCTGTTTTCCAATGTGTGACCGGCATTTTCTGTCAATTGCTGACGCTGTGACTCTTGCTGCTTTTGAACACGTCCTAGCCACTGGTTGCTATTATGAGAAGTCTCAGCGTTACCTACAGCAGCGCGGTGGTTTGAGTCTGCTTGCTGCTGCACCTGTCCTAACCATTGGTTGTTATTATGAGAAGTCTCAGCGTTACCTACAGCAGCGCGGTGGTTTGAGTCTGCTTGTTGCTGCACCTGTCCTAGCCATTGGTTGTTATTATGGGAAGTCTCAGCGTTGCCCACAGTAGCTCGTCGATTGGATTCTGCTAGTGTTGCGGTGTCGGCATTTGCGAGTCTATTTTGAGTGATTAATCGCTCTTCTGCGCCTGCGGTTGAGTATGAATAGGTTTTAAGATCGTGTAATTGCTGTTCTAGTGTTTGAGCGGCCAGAGCGTTAACTGAAACAGAAGCAACTGACAGAGCAAGTAAGGTTTTAGTGACTGTTTTCATAATATAATTCCTGTTTGATTCCAAAATTCTTTCTGCGCCCTGAGCCTTGTTTGTAAGCTCAACCTGTGGGGCATGCATTTAATTTAGGTGTTTTCAGTTGCTCAGAAAAACGACATTTAGGAATGTTAAGTGTGAATTAATTTCATGCTATATAGGTTGGGTAGTATATTTGCGCATTGACTATTAATCATGAAAACAGAGAAATATATGGTTTCTAAAAGGGCTGGCTTGGGGCTCCCAAGATAATAGTGGTTTACGATTTTTTGTATAGGGACGGGTCTATGTGGATACATAGGGAAGCTCTTGCTTTTGCCGCGTTATGTTTTGTAACTCGATGATGAAACACTAATAACTGCGATTGCCTCGGAGCGCGTTTTATAACGGCTCCGAATGCAAGTAATATAGGGTTGCCCGCTTGCTATATATATGTGGGCTAGGGCAAGATTCTCATTACTTTGCCACTATCGGTTGTTATATAAAGGTAGTCATCGGGTGATAACTGTATATCGCGAATTCGCTCTCCCAAGTCCTCAAATAAACGCTGCTCTTCTATTAAATTGTCGGCGTCGATTTTGATAACGTTGAGGTGGGTAAGCTTTAAAGCGCCAGCGAGTAACTTGCCGTTAAGATCAGGGTAGCGTTTACCGCGATAGATAATCAGTGAAGAGGGAGCAATAGATGGGGTATAAACTAGTGCGGGGGCTGTGATGCCTTGCTGGTATTTTGAATCACCTACCATCAAAGGTCCCCAGTATTCTTTACCATGAGAAGTTATTGGCCAGCCGTAATTATTTCCTTTCTCAATCTTGTTTATTTCGTCCCCACCACGCGGACCGTGTTCTATTGCCCATAGTGTTTTTGTCTGTGAATCAAAGGTTATACCTTGTGGATTCCTATGCCCATAACTCCAAATTTCAGCCAACGCGTGTTTGTCGTTTATGAATGGGTTGTCGCTAGGTACGGAACCATCGCCGTTAATGCGAACAATGGTAGCAGCATGATTAGATGTGTCTTGGCCGTTGTCTCTATTGCCTCTATCTCCAATGGAAAAATAAAGCTTACCTTCGTTATCAAATACAATACGGCTACCAAAATGTCGTCCAGTATTTGAGTGAGATTGAGTCACTAGAATGTGTTTAAAGTTGGTGAGCGATCCCTTGCTATAGGTTGCCGAGGCGAGGATAGTACTCGGGCCCTGCTTATCCTTTTGACTATAGGTGATAAATAGTTGGTTCTTGTTTTGTGGGTTGAAGGCTAAGTCGAGCAGCCCACCTTGACCAGCTGCATATACATCTTGAGGTTTGTATAGGGCCTTGATATTTCCTGATGGGATGTCGAGCTCTACGATAGAGCCATTACGCTCGCTAATAACAGCGGTATTACTATCTACAAACTCGATTGACCAAGGCACTTTTAATCCAGTGGCAACGGTTTGCAAAGTATAGGCGTGGCTTAGATTTGCATAGCCCAGTGTTCCCAACGTCAATGCCAGTAAATAGCCTTTCTTCATGCCTAACATGCTTATTCCTTTTAGCGTGATGGTGCAACATGCTCATCGCACCGCTCGTATTGCGGGTGTATATCCAGTATATGCTCCTTGTAGCTTATGGCGGGGTGAGTTGTCGAGGGGGAAAGTGTAAAAGATAATTAGGTAGGTGAGAGCACGCGATAGGGGCAATGCACCGGCGCCGTTACTTTGCCCTGAAATGAGGCGCTGTGATGTTTTGTTGCATTAGCGGCAACCTATCACAACGATTTTGTTAGAAATACGCACCTAGTTGCACTCGATCTAGTTAAAGATTTAATAAATCTTGAATTTCACCTCAATTAGGTTTGGCTTTGTGCTTGCCTTTTATTACTATGTGTAACTATCAAAATACCCTAAATCCCGTAGGACACTGCCTCAGGCAGATGAGGAAATAATGCAACATCTACAAGAGATTATTGCGAACGCGACTGCTGCTATTGAACAAGCACAATCGCTAGTCGCACTGGATGAAGTGCGCGTTCAATTCTTGGGCAAGAAAGGTGAGCTAACGCTTCAACTTCAAAGCCTAGGTAAACTACCACCAGAAGAGCGCCGCAGTGCTGGTCAAGAGATCAACAAAGCAAAAGGTGCAGTTCAGCAAGCTATCGCAGCTCGCAAAGATGGCCTGCAAAAAGCAGAGCTAGAAGCGAAGTTAGCGGCTGAAACAATCGACGTTACTATGCCAGGACGCCGCATTGAAAATGGCGGTCTACACCCAGTGACTCGTACTATCGAGCGTATGGAACAGTTCTTTGGTGAGCTTGGTTTTGCAACCGAATCAGGCCCTGAAATCGAAGATGCATTCCATAACTTCGATGCACTTAATATTGCAGAAGATCATCCGGCTCGTACTGACCACGATACCTTCTTCTTCAATCCTGACTTGATGTTACGTACGCACACCTCTGGTGTTCAGATCCGTACCATGGAAAACGGCAAACCACCGTTCCGTTTCATCGCACCAGGCCGTGTATATCGCAACGACTACGATCAAACTCACACCCCAATGTTCCATCAAATTGAAGGTCTATTGGTTGACGAGAACGTAAACTTTGCACAGCTTAAAGGCATTATCTCTGATTTCCTTGTTGCCTTCTTTGAAGAAGAAGTTGAAGTGCGTTTCCGTCCTTCTTACTTCCCATTCACAGAGCCTTCTGCAGAAGTTGATGTTAAGCGTAAAGACGGCAAATGGCTTGAAGTTCTAGGCTGTGGCATGGTTCACCCGAACGTACTTCGCTCTGTAGGCATCGACCCTGAACAATACCAAGGCTTTGCATTTGGTATGGGTGTTGAGCGCTTGACTATGCTTCGTTACGGCGTAACGGACTTGCGTGCGTTCTTCGAGAACGATCTTCGTTTCCTTAAACAGTTCAAGTAATCCAGAGGCACAATTAGATGAAATTCAGTGAATCATGGCTTCGTCAGTGGGTTAGCCCTGCGGTTACTACTGACGAACTAACACACCAAATCACCATGGCTGGCCTAGAGGTAGACGACGTTCTTCCTGTAGCTGGCGAGTTTACCGGCGTTAAAGTAGGTAAAGTTGTTGAGTGTGGTCAGCACCCTGATGCTGACAAACTGCGCGTAACTAAAGTAGATGTTGGCGCTGAAGAATTGCTCGATATCGTATGTGGCGCATCAAACTGCCGCCAAGGTATCCTAGTTGCTGTCGCAACTGTGGGTGCTGTTCTACCAGGCGATTTCAAAATCAAGAAAGCAAAACTGCGTGGCCAACCGTCACACGGCATGCTGTGTTCATTTACTGAGCTAGGTATCGACATCGAGTCTGATGGCATCATGGAGCTACCTGAAACAGCGGTAATCGGTACTGATTTCCGTGAGTTCTTAGACCTAAACGACGTAACAGTCGATGTTGATCTAACAGCGAACCGTGCGGATTGCTTTAGCATCCGTGGTCTAGCTCGTGAAGTTGGCGTTCTAAACCGTGAAGCGGTTAAAGAGCCTGAGTTCGCAGCAGTAGCTGCAAGCATTCAAGACACAGTTTCTGTTGAAGTTAAAGCGCCGCAAGCGTGTCCACGTTACCTTGGCCGTGTGATTAAGAACGTAAACGTTAAAGCCTCTTCTCCTATCTGGATGCAAGAGAAGTTGCGTCGCTGTGGCATTCGCTCTATCGACCCAATCGTTGATATCACTAACTACGTGATGCTAGAGCAAGGCCAACCAATGCACGCATTCGATCTGAGCAAGATTGAAGGTGGCATCGTGGTTCGTATGGCTGAGCAAGACGAGAAACTGACTCTTCTTGATGGCAACGAAGCCAAGCTAAACGCAGATACATTGGTTATTGCTGACCACAACCAAGCGCTAGCGATTGCAGGCGTATTTGGTGGTGAAGGTTCTGGCGTAACGACAGAAACGACAGACGTATTGCTTGAGAGCGCATTCTTTGCACCGGATCATATCCGTGGCCGTGCTCGCGCTTACGGTTTGCACACTGATTCTTCTATGCGTTTTGAGCGTGGTGTGGATTACGCACTACAGCACAAAGCAATGGAGCGCGCGACTCAGCTACTAGTTGAGATCTGTGGCGGTGACGTTGCACCTATCGCGGGCGTTGAATCTGAAGCAGACCTTCCAAAAGCAAACACAGTCGCTCTTCGTCGCGCTAAGCTAGACAGCCTACTAGGTCACTCTATCTCTGATGCAGACGTGGTTGAGATCCTTGAGCGTCTTGGCTGCACAGTTGAAACTACTGATGCAGGCTGGAACGCGGTTGCTCCAACATGGCGCTTTGATATCGCTATCGAAGAAGACTTGATTGAAGAAGTTGGCCGTATCTTTGGCTACAACAACATTCCAAATCAAGCGCCAATGGCGGCTCTTACAATGAACGACCACAAAGAGGCAAACCAGCCACTTAAACGTGTTCGTGATTTGCTAGTAGATCGTGGCTACCACGAAGCAGTCACTTATAGCTTTGTAGAGCCTGAGCAGCAAAAGCTTATCGAACCAAACATTGAACCTTTGATCCTGCCATTCCCAATCTCTGCCGATATGTCAGCGATGCGCGTGCAGCTTATCCAAGGTCTATTGAACACAGTTGTTCATAACCAAAAGCGCCAGCAACCACGCGTACGTCTATTTGAATCAGGTCTGCGTTTTATTCCTGATGCAAATGCTGAGAACGGCATGCGTCAAGAGTCGATGCTAGCGGGCGTTCTTGCGGGTACTCGCAGCGAAGAGCATTGGGACATTGAAACCAACACCGTAGATTTCTTCGATCTTAAAGGTGACCTAGAAGCCGTTCTAGAGCTAACGTGTGATGACAAAGCGTACAGCTTTGCGGCAACCCAGCACCCAGCACTTCACCCAGGACAAGCCGCAGCTATCATCCTAGACGGTAAAGAAGTGGGCGTAATTGGTACGGTTCACCCAGAGCTTGAGCGCAAGTTTGGTCTTAACGGCCGTACTATTGTGTTTGAACTTGAGTGGTCTGCAATTGCAACTCGCGTATTGCCTGAAGCCGTAGCGGTATCTAAGTTCCCTGCCAACCGTCGCGACATCGCGCTTGT
Above is a genomic segment from Vibrio gallicus containing:
- a CDS encoding LysR family transcriptional regulator, which gives rise to MHNYKLLVALDSLLKTRNLTLSAQELNVSQSAMSKTLLQIRDAFGDPILIREGNQFSLSQRAIYLQRELPDLLQRLNRLYCPEEIIPEQITRRFTLAFNAFIAPKILPVICQQLELQSPLSSLTTQLWQTEDLSELHKGRVDIVATMAEEIPDNLYGKRLGGDKYVVLMSASHPLANMSMTTKRYADAKHILVNGVVDKQREVDRLITDSGRNRRIFATVPSFDSGVEALLITHTLMTVPLHIAAGFADKGLVIKSVPFDTDEHSYYLLWHARYNNDPEHQWFRELCLPLIKDELCKSIELGQQHFQLK
- a CDS encoding GNAT family N-acetyltransferase codes for the protein MSLEIVSINPEFDPVVKQVIKKVGEEFGAVGEGYGPSDPEVENMSQYYTLDNNSRYFVALKDGVVVGGCGVAPFTQGSSTCELKKLFLLEGARGLGLGKALSNHCLEFAKEQGFTQCYLDTLSNMDSAVRLYEKLGFKHLSAPLEGTLHNMCDVWMLKAL
- a CDS encoding sulfurtransferase → MSNVMVDCDWLNTHLGDKHLVLLDAFMLKIVGKEPIEYSEFITIPGALPLDIESDFCDNQSAQLHALPTPQQFTKQLQKLGINNQTKVVIFDNQGIYSAPRAWWTFKVMGFDNVWVLDGGLPAWIEKGYPTSSAYAQETNSGDFAASYSPDKVIDYKALLSDLNNAQQLLVDARGRARFNAEVAEPRPGVRAGRIPNSVNLPFASLMDGNRFKSKQALSELFFEIGASNVQRLVFSCGSGITACILILAAHEIGLSDTILYDGSWAEWGSNEALPLAD
- a CDS encoding RDD family protein, with product MEEIPENPYLLASRRSRFSAWLIDTLIILLFTVPLMYFMDGFDGLAQDPQVPPSFEYEIIMFVFTFSCYCAINWKLLKASGQTVGKKLLKIKVVNTDGSPISVQQLIFKRYLFMTVLYYIPIIGALLGTANFLMIFGKQKLALHDRVAKTKVMNAL
- a CDS encoding transposase, with protein sequence MTQSRQSQVSLSDTPYYHCISRCVRRAYLCGDDKYTGQSYEHRRAWVVERMHYLSTVFSMDICAYAVMSNHYHIVLHVDEQLNQQLSDEEVCWKWGQLYSLPVLVQRWLRKQTCVGIESETALSIINDWRERLIDISWFMRSLNEFIARKANAEDDCSGRFWEGRFKSQALLDEEALLTCMAYVDLNPIRAGINDSIEASEYTSVYERVHGVSHQDEQQSEPPCNKKALFGFVGDTSESEQCGIPYSLLDYIELVDWSGRTIRNDKPGAIVASHPKLLHSLGLDTETWMSLASNFGKDYQGAVGTLDELALFAEHTGRRWIAKKNQLRRCLH
- a CDS encoding YadA C-terminal domain-containing protein, producing MKTVTKTLLALSVASVSVNALAAQTLEQQLHDLKTYSYSTAGAEERLITQNRLANADTATLAESNRRATVGNAETSHNNNQWLGQVQQQADSNHRAAVGNAETSHNNNQWLGQVQQQADSNHRAAVGNAETSHNSNQWLGRVQKQQESQRQQLTENAGHTLENRANLERQGVQVTANTQTTHNNSQGVAENAHRALENRAMVERDEAVLAQHQHTLDTHTQALSNQQKQVATVSNQAAHAENLAERNRALVEQNSEKVAQNSADLKDLRKDFEQMAKNVDGAYAESAAFAGLVDPYGVGHFTVTTAVGYHGDAQAVAVGVGERFTEHFTAKLGGAYDTATESMSAYAGVGYEF
- a CDS encoding PQQ-dependent sugar dehydrogenase yields the protein MLGMKKGYLLALTLGTLGYANLSHAYTLQTVATGLKVPWSIEFVDSNTAVISERNGSIVELDIPSGNIKALYKPQDVYAAGQGGLLDLAFNPQNKNQLFITYSQKDKQGPSTILASATYSKGSLTNFKHILVTQSHSNTGRHFGSRIVFDNEGKLYFSIGDRGNRDNGQDTSNHAATIVRINGDGSVPSDNPFINDKHALAEIWSYGHRNPQGITFDSQTKTLWAIEHGPRGGDEINKIEKGNNYGWPITSHGKEYWGPLMVGDSKYQQGITAPALVYTPSIAPSSLIIYRGKRYPDLNGKLLAGALKLTHLNVIKIDADNLIEEQRLFEDLGERIRDIQLSPDDYLYITTDSGKVMRILP
- the pheS gene encoding phenylalanine--tRNA ligase subunit alpha, translating into MQHLQEIIANATAAIEQAQSLVALDEVRVQFLGKKGELTLQLQSLGKLPPEERRSAGQEINKAKGAVQQAIAARKDGLQKAELEAKLAAETIDVTMPGRRIENGGLHPVTRTIERMEQFFGELGFATESGPEIEDAFHNFDALNIAEDHPARTDHDTFFFNPDLMLRTHTSGVQIRTMENGKPPFRFIAPGRVYRNDYDQTHTPMFHQIEGLLVDENVNFAQLKGIISDFLVAFFEEEVEVRFRPSYFPFTEPSAEVDVKRKDGKWLEVLGCGMVHPNVLRSVGIDPEQYQGFAFGMGVERLTMLRYGVTDLRAFFENDLRFLKQFK
- the pheT gene encoding phenylalanine--tRNA ligase subunit beta, producing MKFSESWLRQWVSPAVTTDELTHQITMAGLEVDDVLPVAGEFTGVKVGKVVECGQHPDADKLRVTKVDVGAEELLDIVCGASNCRQGILVAVATVGAVLPGDFKIKKAKLRGQPSHGMLCSFTELGIDIESDGIMELPETAVIGTDFREFLDLNDVTVDVDLTANRADCFSIRGLAREVGVLNREAVKEPEFAAVAASIQDTVSVEVKAPQACPRYLGRVIKNVNVKASSPIWMQEKLRRCGIRSIDPIVDITNYVMLEQGQPMHAFDLSKIEGGIVVRMAEQDEKLTLLDGNEAKLNADTLVIADHNQALAIAGVFGGEGSGVTTETTDVLLESAFFAPDHIRGRARAYGLHTDSSMRFERGVDYALQHKAMERATQLLVEICGGDVAPIAGVESEADLPKANTVALRRAKLDSLLGHSISDADVVEILERLGCTVETTDAGWNAVAPTWRFDIAIEEDLIEEVGRIFGYNNIPNQAPMAALTMNDHKEANQPLKRVRDLLVDRGYHEAVTYSFVEPEQQKLIEPNIEPLILPFPISADMSAMRVQLIQGLLNTVVHNQKRQQPRVRLFESGLRFIPDANAENGMRQESMLAGVLAGTRSEEHWDIETNTVDFFDLKGDLEAVLELTCDDKAYSFAATQHPALHPGQAAAIILDGKEVGVIGTVHPELERKFGLNGRTIVFELEWSAIATRVLPEAVAVSKFPANRRDIALVVDEAVASGDVVAACVANGGELLTDAKLFDLYQGKGVEEGKKSLAIALTLQSVERTLEEADIASSVDAVVAAVTEQFAATLRD